One genomic window of Pelmatolapia mariae isolate MD_Pm_ZW linkage group LG5, Pm_UMD_F_2, whole genome shotgun sequence includes the following:
- the kcna3a gene encoding potassium voltage-gated channel subfamily A member 3 produces MDDHTSSVILPPASVGHRGRNESDNRSYAEEKGVMTVENMLEESAVLSAPHLSVDRYERSRQGCCERVVINISGLRFETQLKTFSQFPDTLLGDPRKRMRYFDPLRNEYFFDRNRPSFDAILYYYQSGGRIRRPVNVPIDIFSEEIRFYQLGEEAMEKFREDEGFIKEEERILPKNDFQKQVWLLFEYPESSGPARGIAIVSVLVILISIVIFCMETLPEFRDDRDQATVAPAVNGTAPFMSSPFTDPFFVIETLCIIWFSFELLVRFFACPSKTTFSKNIMNIIDIVAIIPYFITLGTELAERQTNGGQQAMSLAILRVIRLVRVFRIFKLSRHSKGLQILGQTLKASMRELGLLIFFLFIGVILFSSAVYFAEADDPTSSFSSIPDAFWWAVVTMTTVGYGDMHPVTIGGKIVGSLCAIAGVLTIALPVPVIVSNFNYFYHRETDGEEYPQYHTTGSCEHLPSEELRRSCSSSSLSKSEYMVIEEGINSAFKQPNFTTENNQNCVNIKKIFTDV; encoded by the coding sequence ATGGATGACCATACCTCCAGCGTGATCCTTCCGCCCGCGTCAGTGGGACACAGGGGACGCAACGAGTCTGACAACCGGAGTTATGCCGAGGAGAAGGGCGTCATGACGGTGGAAAACATGCTGGAGGAGTCCGCCGTGCTCTCAGCGCCTCACCTGTCGGTGGACAGATATGAGCGCAGCCGCCAGGGATGCTGCGAGAGGGTGGTCATCAACATTTCTGGTTTACGTTTCGAGACGCAACTGAAAACTTTCAGCCAGTTCCCAGACACGCTGCTGGGGGACCCGAGGAAAAGGATGCGCTACTTTGACCCACTGAGAAACGAGTACTTTTTCGACAGGAACAGACCAAGCTTTGATGCCATCCTCTACTACTACCAGTCAGGAGGGCGCATACGGAGACCTGTTAACGTTCCCATTGATATTTTCTCAGAGGAGATCAGGTTTTACCAACTCGGTGAGGAGGCCATGGAGAAATTCCGCGAGGATGAAGGGTTTATAAAAGAAGAGGAGCGCATCCTCCCCAAAAATGATTTCCAGAAGCAGGTTTGGCTTTTGTTTGAGTACCCTGAAAGCTCTGGGCCAGCAAGAGGGATAGCCATCGTTTCAGTGcttgttattttaatttcaattgtTATTTTCTGCATGGAGACTCTGCCGGAATTCCGGGATGACAGAGACCAAGCCACAGTGGCACCCGCAGTTAATGGCACTGCTCCCTTCATGTCAAGTCCATTCACAGACCCTTTCTTTGTCATCGAAACGTTGTGCATTATATGGTTTTCTTTCGAGTTGCTGGTCAggttttttgcctgtcccagcAAAACTACCTTTTCCAAAAACATAATGAATATCATTGATATCGTCGCCATAATCCCCTACTTTATCACTCTGGGGACAGAGCTGGCCGAGAGGCAAACCAACGGCGGTCAGCAGGCGATGTCCCTCGCCATCCTGAGGGTGATAAGATTGGTGAGGGTCTTTCGTATTTTTAAGCTCTCCCGACACTCAAAAGGACTTCAGATTTTGGGACAGACCCTCAAGGCCAGCATGAGGGAGCTTGGCTTGctcatattttttctttttatcggAGTTATTCTCTTCTCCAGTGCAGTTTACTTTGCAGAAGCAGACGACCCCACTTCAAGTTTCTCCAGCATCCCAGATGCGTTTTGGTGGGCAGTTGTCACCATGACCACAGTTGGTTATGGAGACATGCATCCGGTCACTATTGGTGGTAAAATAGTGGGCTCTCTGTGCGCAATAGCAGGCGTGCTGACCATTGCCTTACCCGTGCCAGTGATTGTGTCCAACTTCAACTACTTTTACCACAGAGAGACTGATGGAGAGGAGTACCCACAGTATCACACTACAGGTAGCTGTGAGCACCTCCCCTCAGAGGAGCTGAGGAGGTCGTGCAGCTCCTCATCGCTCAGCAAGTCAGAGTACATGGTGATAGAGGAGGGCATCAACAGTGCGTTCAAACAACCCAACTTCACCACCGAAAACAACCAGAACTGCGTGAACATCAAAAAGATCTTCACGGACGTGTAA